The window gaattatttatttatggcGTTTAACACTCAAGTATAAATATCTATTAGACTTTTCCAAGTCAAACAGTCAACCACTTGTGCCGCGTTTAATCCTCAAaccttttttatatttgttatttttttttaaataaagatcttatataataaatatggtCAGTTATAAATATGGTGCggaattagttataaatattttgattataaatatgATTAGTTATAAATATGGCAAGCGAATTAATTacggataaaaaatattttaaaaatgataggttataaatatagtaagcgaattaattaaaaaattcaagTTAGATAATGAAATTCTCTTGTaaataattctataaattatAGGTAGAATCATAGTAGAgattcagttttaatagtttagatatataatttatttatatgcatAGCAAACGGGAAAATGTGAGTACGAcacataaaacaaaacaaaaaacacgaTGATGGGCTTGAGAAGAACACCGTTGGTTTTATACATTCTCTTCATCTTTCATCTTCATCACGATTTCACTTCCGTTAGCTCACGGTCTTCCTCACTTGATACGAACAAAGAGAGTCTTCATCTAAATGAGTCAAAACCAGTTGTTGATGTGTTTGAAGGAAAGGCTCGAGAGTTAGCTTTCGTTATCAAACGAAGAGGCAGTGGAAAAGCTGGTGGAGGCGGCGGTAGCAGCACGAGTGGAGGAGATGGGGGCAGCAGTGGTAGCAGCACGAGTGGAGGAGGTGGTCTGGTGGTGGCGGCGATAGCAGCGTGGGAGGAGGAGGTGTAAGCGGTCGAAGCTGGTCAAACGGCGGAGGACGTTTTGGTTCGAGTTATGCTGGTCGCAACGGTACTCGTGGATTGCATCGTTCAAGCGGCAGCCAGAATATTCGAAGGGCAGTATGTGCGGCCGGTTGGTTGGGTTTATCAATTTTAGTCAGTTTAATATTGGCTTAGAAAGATTTATGTATTGGTTCACCATTTTAATTTGGATATGTGTTGAAGTCCGGTCTGGTTTGGTCCGAGATTaatggtctttttttttgtcatcgatTGGAGCTAAtggtctttttttgtttgtcatcAATTGGGGCTAATGGTCAGTTGTTGTGTTTCGGTTGTTTACTATGCTGTATGCACGGTTTGTAAAGTGtaaactagatcttgatctattttttcaatttatatacatagatatttattttagatcatCGGTGGTATACatttttaacgttaatcatatatataaatatttatataactatttcaaataaaataatttcatagtttatatgttataattaatcaattgtttaagATCGTTACATGCATTtttcacttcttattatatatttatcttattgtgtTTGCATTTAGTTactgaaaaatttaatatatgcataaaaaaatatatctgaaaattgTTTTGTGTTTAATCTATACTAAATTCTGACCCACCGTCCTTCAaagctgaatttttttttagcaatattttttacgtttattcattttagataatatattattgtatatacaaaattttaagatatgtaaatttttttatacatgtattatatagtttgcgaATATTAAGCTGTTCtgtcatcatattatatttttaacataaatatttatatttatgaaaataaatttatgaatttaatataatttatcatttttagttcaatataaaagtttattttaacatgatttattattattattataaaatatataaaaataaaatagaatttttatttttcattttataaacgataactatAAGTAAAATAGAATTGATCAtatttagttcaatataataatattctatttaaaattaaactatatcattattaaagtagttacaaagattttatattattagctttaGTGAATATATGGAACTTACCAACATAATTTCtagttttatttctaaatttgaaatttatatatggAAGTTAAATTAAATTGGACCTACATAATAGAGAAGAAATGTTTGGAGATACTGTtaagaacaacaaaaaatatttttaaaagagaaactataatatattgtacatacaaactaattttgtagtaaatatttttatttgaaacagaaaagatatttctttctaacaaaatcttttaaaatctttatcaaatgtattttgaaaattaatcaatttaaattgttattatcattagaataaaattaaaatatttatatgatttaatttttgttcatcaatcaaaaataaatttaatttgaaattctaattatattttatgataattaaaattaaagttaattaattttcgaaaataaattgtatcctgattctgaaaatattttcttagaattatcttaaacaatatttatttgtattttaaataaaagataaagatattaaaagatatgatGATTAAGTTATGTAAAACTTGATAAAATTTATAGAGAAGGgtccatacaaaaaaaaaaatcacacatgaacaaaatcatgacttctgttttaatatataagattatattCAGTAAGTATATTTGTGAAATTTCGTAAAGCTGAAATTAAACATTCTGAACACCAAGGCTTTGACTATACGTACCATATGTCACATTTAGAGTAAATAATTAAGGAGAAAAATTAATTCATACTTCCTCCGTtcttaaatataagatgttCTAAGTAAAAcacgtttattaaaaaaattactttttatctaaaaagtattattaaaattataaattaaaactattcaaccaattacaaaatagaactattaaatttgattgggTATACagattttgataaagttaaagcTATCTAGAAATACGaaaaatatcttacatattgaaacataaaatttcttttaaacatcttatattctggaacggatggagtattatttactgaaaattttaattttattttatttccttttgttACTGGtcaaataaagtaaaatacATACAGAAATTTACTATATCTCAAACAATagtaaatataattatcatctctccatttttatttagtttgccattatatattaattaaaatttcaacCATACATGTCACATGTTTACGTACAGATTTCCAATGTATTTgtgaaaaatgttttaaaataaggaTCATTTAAGTTTCTACGTAAAGAATAAAAAGGAacatatattaaacaaattGCTTATTTGTGAACTAGCCAtgtttttaatacaaattaggTGAATgtcattgattttgacataatataatttttgacaTTTATGCCTTAAAGGGTTCGGTTATGTCTTTTTTCTTTGTAGGTATCAGGTAATTGTGTTGGAGTGAATAACGTGGCCAATAGAATATAAGGTCAAGAACACTTTAAAACTATtctaaataaaagaaagaggaaCCATCCACGTATATTTTTGTTGACTACATACATATGCATGAGTGTTTTATTCCATATCAACGAAGTAGTATAAGATTATAATTCCACCTACAACTCATTAATACTAAACATATCCAAATCTCAATCTTACCACGTCCATTAAGCCCTAAATTCTAATCAGTTTaccataaatccaaatataaaccataaactcaaatataaaccaaacATCCATATAGAATGGaatacaaaaaataacataGCACATATTAGTGAATTTATGGAATGTTTATGATTGCACAAAAAAAGTTAATGTTGACCCTAACCATACTCTCTCATCTTATAAatactaaattctaaactctaatcactaaactcttacctaaatataaaccctaaacccaaatataaatcctaaacccaaatagaatagaacaaaatgcatagtatagtacatattggtgaacAAAATACCACTTTCTTTGTTAATCATCAAATGGAACGATACACGATAGGGGCACTATCAAACCTCAACCAtaccttccaaatactaaaccctaaatcttaatcactaaaccctaaacccaagtataaaccctaaacccaaatagaatggaacaaaatacatagtatagtacatattggtgaacAAAATAACACTTTTTTATTAATAAGTATAGTAACATACTATTTCACATTACATAACATGAATAAAACATTCATAATacatattgttttacatttctattccatacgcataaaatagtatataatacaAAGTTATAAAAACTGTTCATCTTCTCCGATCGATTCAAGAACATTCACAGCAAAAAAGATATGTGTAACTGACGACATCCATGGGAATAGTACATGTAACCGCCTCGTAAACCGAAGAGATTAAGGCGATTGAAGAAAGAGTTGACGAACCTCGCGGCGGTGCCGTTTACGTTGTCGGCGACTCCATAGATTTCAGATGCGCAAAGCTTTCCGTCAATAGCCAAGCAAGTCATTGCAGATGGGCATCTCCTAGGCAAATCTACTCCAAAAATGGTTTTGGTGGTTACCGTGGATCAAAAATGGGGAAGAAACAACTCAGTATGTGATTCTCCAAAGGCCACGATGTATGTGTGTTAGGtaagtattattattttagtttttttgtttacacGTTTTACCGGTTGTGTAAGAGGGCACAttagtattattatataaaagatgCATGGTGTATTGGTGTATTAAGTAAAATAGCTACTCTGCCAATTACCGTTTTTTTCGTTGTTATAGGCTCCAATTTCTCTTAAACAAACGGTAAGTGATATGGAGAGTGTTGTAATGTGGGatgacgtaaaaaaaaaaaaaaaaagagtgttgTAATGTGGGATTTGACTGCACACTGCACACATGATGTATAATGTAATTAATCAAACTATACACTATGACAATTTTTGTCCTAATAtacttcaaaatatataaagggGAATTAGGCTGTATAAccatcaaacaaattataattcattatATGACAAAAAGACCTAGCTTGCAAATATGTATTGTGTCTTTTGTATAATAATGCCATTATACCCTTGTATACAACCGGTGAAACCtgcacaaagaaaacaaaatttaactaataatTTGTAACTGTAAAAGTAAAACGTGGTCTTTCATTACTCACACATCTTTTTGAATTGAATTTCTTCTCACCAAAAGAACAATCAATTATTCAAAAGAAGAGACAACGATGAAGTCATAGACGGTGAGCACACACAACAactctttcatttcttttcatttttttcttaaatcaattgattctcacaatcatgcttttgttttcatactctgtttttgtttctaaTTTTGTTTTACAGATCCAGTGGTGAAGAACATACAACGATGAAAGCGTAGACGGTGAGCACATAacaactctttcatttttttttccattttttttcttaaatcaattGATTCTCACAATCATGCTTTTTTTCCATACTCTgttttcgtttctttttttgttttacagacCCAGTGGTGAAGAACAGCGACGGCGAGTCGGTAAAAGCATCGTCGTGTCGTGAAAAAGAGAGGAGATGAAGACGATCTCTATATGGTGGTGAAGAATAATGACGGTGAACGAAATGTATGTGTATCAGCCTGTCTAAAAAataagaattgaagaagatgaactcgCCGTCTATACTGTATTCGGTGAAAtgaatagtatagtatatattcttAAGTATAGCTACCTATGTACGGTTACCATACTATTTGAGACATATTTCTATACTACTCCctaaaatgtaataatatgtcatgtttttaaatttgacaggtctcttctttgtcattttgtgtgattgattgtaatatgaaattcttttttcgagtgttggacaaatttgattatttggaaCATTCGTTTACTATACTACTTAGACTATATGGAATATAAGATATGCATCATGCTAACCAAGTAAATGTGCTTTCAAGTGTTTAATATTggaaaacaatttatagattgtatttgggtttataggttCCGGCCTATggtttagatttactaagtaaaggtttgggtatagtaaaccatattatatacattctatttgggtttatatttccttgattagggtttaacttaatctatttttttaggtttagggtttagtaattaggatttagagtttaaagtttagTATTAGTAGTTGGTAGTTGGGTTGAGATCAGTATTAACTTCTTACATGCAATCATAAACATTTCATCATTTCATCAGTTTGTACTATTCTATTTATTGATTAGTGATTAGTTGATTGGGTTTAAAGATTAGTTGATTGTGTTTAGTTTATGTATGATTGTGATTGACATTGAAGCAAACATTACCACCTTCCATGAAGGCATAGCCGTATCAACATTTGAGAAATATggtattttgttccattctatttgggtttagggtttatacttgggtttagggtttaatgattaagatttagggtttagtatttggaaggtaGGGTTGAGGTTTGAGTTTAGTGACCCTATCATTATCGTTCCATTTCTCGATTAATAAATAGTGTTCTATTTTGTTCCCCAATATGTAttatactatgtattttgttccattctatttgggtttaggatttagtaattaggatttagggtttagtatttgaaaaaaaataagttgaggtttgggtttagtgatagcagtttagggtttagaagtTGTGTGTTGGGTTAGAGCCCTACACTATTTAAAAGTTAGGCCtggatttagtttaatattatactattttcatattttgataattGAGTTTAGGGTTGATAAttaaggtttatatttgggtttagtattttaaagtttggtttgtgtttagtatttaaaagttGTGTATTGGCTTAATATGGAATGCATTCTTTATTGAAAAGTCTTATATTTTATCTATTCATTTTAGTGTCATTCAGTCACCtgattatagtttatatttggaTTATGATTTATGATTCAATATTTACTAGTTGGGAtagtgtttagtatttaagGATTATGGATGTGGTTTTAGTCCTTCTGTACTACTTCGTGTGATATGGAATATAACATTCAGTACATACATATGTGGTCAATAAATATATAACGTGGATGTTTCTTTTTTCTCCACTCCTGACCATATATTATTTgttactagtggtattccgacgctacgcgccgggttcatATGTTTTGTTCGAGATCAAAATGACTTTTGAATAAATTGCTGCTATTGTTTGAATAAATTGCTTCTACTCGGAAATATATAATGAATAGTCAGTTGGTTGGTAACAATATGGTTTGAATATTGGCGTCTGTTCctactttatatttttctttctttggaaaCAGTTACGGCAGTTGTTTCTAATTGTTAATGGAGCAAGCTATGTGTTGATCACCCGTTTTGACTTTAGTTTGGGATACTTTGATTTGGGCTTTTGTTTCCAAGAGAGGTTGAGTTCTTGTGTTTGGTGTTTTTACTTTATGGAGATATGTTAGTGTTATGAGCAGTAATTGAATTTTGATTCATGTCCAGGTGCgaaaaaattatggatccactatatattattttgatgcGTTTGTAGCTAATAGTTATTCGAggtatgaattttattaaaagaggTGTTAAAGAAAACTGATGTGTACGACGTTAATACGTCTGTAGAGATTTTTATATGAAAGCAACAGATCTTCAAATCTGCATGTATATCAGTTTATGTTGTCTAGGTCTTTCTCGTGGCAGCTAGCTAAGGGGTTCTGTTGTTATGACGACTTATTATGAAATTTGATTTGCTTTGTAGACTGTGATTTGTTGGAGCATTATTTTGCTATGTTTCTAACAGGTCTCAGCTCTCGCTTTGTTTTGTTCAAATATAAATTGTTTGCTTAACTCTCGTTTTTCAGAGGAGAATAACAGCACGACGAAATTAATTTTTGAagagttttaactttttaaaaagaaaatacatgACAAAAATAGATGTTAAtacatactccctccgtttcatattaagtgtcgttttagagaatttttttcgttacaaaataagtgtcgttttcgattttcaatgcaaaatttattaattttatgcaaaatttatttttctattggttgaaatatggttaggtgtataggtaatagtattttttttataggaaatgtacaaaattaattgtttccttaatccgtgtgccgaaacctaaaacgacacttataataaaacagagggagtataatttTATCCGCCGACTATTTTTACATTCCACATTTTCCAACTTTTACAGGTCACAAATAGTAAATTAAAGAACttcgtaaataaaaaatatttaaatgggccaaaaacatcaaattacataatagtttttttttgaaaaggggTTTTCATAAATTACATAATAGATTGTAACAAAcaaatcccctagactatatttgcgaagtgattttgccacatgtcttttctacaatcaatttcacaaaacaaatatgacatgactactgaaattgatgacatggcttccggaaaaatatgacatgaataatttcatttaatgttgatttatattttggcaaacttattagaatatggtaataattcatatattacattaaatattgatatttatttttggtaaactttttttaaaatatggtaatagctcatacatcatctataaaataaatatattcatatataacatttcagaTTTCGAAATACTATTATTTTGTAtacttatacaatttgtattactaaagttttcaaaaatttctacaatttttttaaaatttaaatatctaatcgtaagattattagtcttatatatctacaaattttataatattgtttaggttaaatatttgataattatacaattttatattattttattagttttatacaaattgatttaatatatatcaaatatatattaaatattagtaagaaaatagtaaaatctataatatttaataaaatttatttttaaatataagttagatttaaaaaacatttcactgtacatggtgcaggaaaacacctagttagACTGTGATTTTCATTGAACTGACCGTGATTTTTTTTCAGCTATAGTATATTAGATGGGATTAAGTTATCTAATCctattaatattataagaaaatttagaaaaagatTCACTAAAATGTGGTGttcatattttcatattcttCGCAAGAAGATTGAGTCGGAGTAAAAGACAAACCTCTAGCATTCGCTCTGGATTAATTTTTATCATTTGCACGGAGGTCGAGACATGCACTGATACTACTTGCATTTTCTTAATTCTCTGATATTATGCTCCCAGAGCACGTGGATCCTGTGATGTTAAAACATTGATCagtttaataaataacaaatgttTGTATGATCATATATACAATGAAAACATATTTACGTGTGTATATGCCTTCGAACaggttcacaaaaaaaaacaaagaggatGTCAAAAGTGACCATATGTAACCATTCGCATTGATAGGTACGATCAAGAAGCAAATGTAATAATTTATGCAAGACCTTTGCAATATTTCAATTCAGCACCACTTCATTCCTTGTACAATCTTTGCCTTCACTCATGTCGTATTGATTGCTTTTTCAATAAGCTAAATGTATATAACCACAAAGTTTTTGCCAGTTTGACCTTCTCTGTGAACTCTTGGATAActggttcaatttttttttgtatcataaACCAGACCTTGAGAACATATTTGTTGAACCTTAGTGAACATACCTCTTTAACTTCTTATGAGATTTTGAACAAATGAATTAAGGATAATTAGAAGTCAAAATCTGAAGCATTGACACACTCTCAGATCTTATGCggacaaaaataaagaaaaccatTAATGAATCCAATGACCATAAAGCTATGATAAGTCAATTGACTAATCTTGCGCTCCAAATGAGTAAAAAAGAGACAGGATAAGCTAAACCTGTAGTTGCTTTGTGTATGTCacgtaaatgttttttttagaaatagtCTATCCTCTAAGCTCCCATTTTCCATTAACTCACAAACCAAGTACCCATATTATATTAAGGACATGCACGAAGGCGAAGAACCGTAAGATGATGTCTTATGAAACTTAGAACCTCCACCTCGTATTGAAATTGCTTCTTTTCTTGAGCAGCATCAGATCTTAAGACTTTAATGGCAAGAGGGGCGTGATCAAGTGTGCCTTTATAGTCTGGCATGTATCAGTCTTTTCCTACTTTTCTGTTGCTCGTTAATATGTCAGTAGCTTCTTCAATCTCTTCTGTATAGTATCTTCCCTACTGGACATCGTTCAGTACCATGGCACTAAACACACCGTTTTTCTCGTGTGATTcccttctttttttcatttctgcTTGCTTCTTTCTTTTATCCTTCGTTCTTCTCATACTATATCACTTCTCTCCTTCAGGAAAGAACTTGTGTCAGCCATAGGAGGTCTCTTTGTAACTTCCATTCGTATGCATCAGTCTTGATGAATTCATTGAGGCTTCTTGCTTCCATATACTGAAGGTACCCAAAATCAGTCATCTCATCAAGTAATGCATACTGCGATCACCATAAAGTAATGCATATTGCCATCACCataaataaatttgaacatCAAATAATAGAAAAACTTTCTTAATACAGTATAGTATAAGAGGTGTGGCAGAAGTAACATACCACTACAACAAAATAAACCTTGGGGATTCTTCCTCTAACTCCTCACACTAATGTTTAAAGACCTATAAAATCACCATTTCAATCAAAAGTACAGCAATACAATTATGTGTACGActtaaaagataaataatttactTACGTTGACTATACAATGAAGGCAAGAGAGAAGACTGCCAGCATTACAGGTATGCGTTGATGTAAGTGACCCCATTTGACTGTATATCACCCTGGCCAACCAAACAACTTAATGAGAGATGAATACTCTGCTTCAAATCCAAACTATATAACCCAAGGTCCTAATCAGACTTGTTCATTACTTCCAACAGTTTCAAATTCCGACCAACTGTGTCCATTGCTTTAAAAAGGTTTCAATTTCATTTGGGAACTTTCTCAAACACAAATCTACGCAATATTAAACAAATCCAATTACATCACTGAGAGATAACGAAGGTCGATTCGAGATACAATAACACAAACAATAGAAAACAAAGAGATCGATAAACATATACGTACGAAGATGAAGCAACAGTAGCCATGATAGCAAATTCGATTTGATAGATCTTTCTCGGAACAGGGGATACAACCAAAACAGAGTTAGAGAGGATATAATCTCGTGGCGGAATCAGATACGAACGTCGACAATTGTGTCTAAAGCGCCACCAGCGAGAATAaaacaaaccctaaaatatGTAGGCCTCGTAAAAGTCACAATATTTAGTAGCTCAGAAGTTGCAGTCCACGATAAAAATCTAATGGGAAAGTCgcttataaaattaaagaagGTGTGCCACGTGGAAGTAAATGCCCCAAGAAGAGAAAAAAgtctcttttatttatatagataaTACTAGCCATATTTTTCTTTGTCTACGTAAGTTCACCTTCTTCCCTTTCACCTGTTACTTGT of the Brassica napus cultivar Da-Ae unplaced genomic scaffold, Da-Ae ScsIHWf_1333;HRSCAF=1903, whole genome shotgun sequence genome contains:
- the LOC125596935 gene encoding RNA-binding protein Raly-like; translation: MGLRRTPLVLYILFIFHLHHDFTSVSSRSSSLDTNKESLHLNESKPVVDVFEGKARELAFVIKRRGSGKAGGGGGSSTSGGDGGSSGSSTSGGGGLVVAAIAAWEEEV